A portion of the Bacteroidota bacterium genome contains these proteins:
- a CDS encoding oligosaccharide flippase family protein, whose amino-acid sequence MGVVIRQTFKASITNYIGVAFGFLNLVILMPLIFTGEQIGLIKMLTENTDMLVGFSSLGIYSSMYRYFHHFKDDPKGRMHGFDFWAALVPLVGFLVVCLITVVTKGWIIAYFSAKAAEFLEYYLLLLPLVFSQVFSTVFEVTASIEGRIVVPKFIKEVLMRILNAVAFLTYYFGWLSFNQSVWLLVISYFVPLVLIFIYSSSLRKIHLRPDFDFIRQNKPMVKDFFKYTALITIGSISGVLLTKIDMIMISAKMGLGFTGVYVIAFYMSTVIEIPRRSLAQILSGRISEQLKDSNYAAVELIYKKTSTVLYIAAVFLLLCILININNLYKIMPNGDQFNTGSTVIIILAISKAVELLTSMGQIILLYSRYYYVMFLMTIGTMIIGIFLNLWLIPLYGINGAAVATATTIIIQQIIIGVTLYTRLGIHSFTLTQLKTSLLVIAVLGLNYVLPTIDNAWLDASLRTFIAGGMFVWVLYKTKWSEEMNRVINNLIQRVKDRNFKHY is encoded by the coding sequence ATGGGGGTTGTAATCAGGCAGACATTTAAAGCATCAATCACAAACTATATCGGTGTAGCATTTGGTTTTCTGAATCTTGTCATCCTCATGCCCTTGATTTTTACAGGAGAGCAGATTGGTCTAATCAAAATGCTGACAGAAAACACGGATATGCTTGTGGGTTTTTCGTCACTCGGCATTTATAGTTCTATGTATCGGTATTTCCATCATTTTAAAGATGACCCCAAAGGAAGAATGCATGGATTTGATTTCTGGGCTGCACTTGTGCCCTTAGTAGGTTTCCTAGTGGTTTGTCTGATCACGGTCGTAACCAAAGGCTGGATTATTGCGTATTTTAGTGCCAAAGCAGCTGAATTTTTAGAGTATTATCTCTTGTTGTTGCCTCTTGTTTTTTCGCAGGTATTCTCTACTGTTTTTGAGGTTACTGCTTCGATTGAGGGGAGGATTGTAGTCCCCAAATTTATCAAAGAAGTTTTGATGCGAATATTGAATGCGGTTGCCTTTCTCACCTATTACTTCGGTTGGCTTAGTTTTAATCAGTCTGTGTGGTTATTGGTAATCTCCTATTTTGTGCCTTTGGTGTTGATATTTATATATTCTTCAAGTTTACGCAAGATTCACCTGAGGCCTGACTTTGATTTTATTAGACAAAACAAACCGATGGTCAAGGATTTTTTCAAATATACTGCGCTTATTACCATCGGTAGTATCAGCGGAGTCCTATTGACCAAGATTGATATGATTATGATTAGTGCCAAGATGGGGCTTGGGTTTACGGGTGTTTATGTGATTGCATTTTATATGTCAACCGTCATCGAAATTCCACGCAGGTCTTTGGCTCAAATCCTCTCCGGTAGAATTTCTGAACAGTTAAAAGATAGCAACTATGCAGCCGTAGAGCTTATATACAAAAAGACATCAACCGTGTTGTATATAGCCGCAGTTTTTTTATTGCTTTGTATCTTAATCAATATAAATAATCTTTATAAAATCATGCCTAATGGCGATCAGTTTAATACAGGGAGTACGGTTATTATCATATTGGCAATTTCCAAAGCAGTAGAATTGTTGACCAGCATGGGGCAAATCATTCTGTTGTATTCACGCTATTATTATGTAATGTTTTTGATGACAATAGGTACTATGATTATAGGGATATTTCTCAATCTGTGGCTTATTCCACTCTATGGCATAAACGGGGCTGCTGTTGCTACTGCTACTACCATTATCATTCAACAGATTATCATTGGAGTTACACTATACACTCGATTGGGCATACATTCTTTTACCTTAACACAACTCAAAACCAGCCTGCTAGTGATCGCTGTTTTGGGACTAAACTACGTATTGCCAACCATTGACAATGCTTGGCTTGACGCAAGTTTGAGAACTTTCATTGCGGGGGGGATGTTTGTCTGGGTGCTCTACAAAACCAAGTGGTCAGAAGAGATGAACAGAGTGATTAACAATTTGATTCAACGTGTCAAAGACAGAAATTTTAAACATTATTGA
- a CDS encoding glycosyltransferase: protein MKVLHINTNMGGGAGAAAIRIHKALYESGVDSHILFLKGKPPKHLPNAHTLQDFMPSLFVSFLDKLNRILNYRFQLGRQKCFFNSPRSLFRLHKLKFVQGFDIIQLHWVVKFVDIPSFFNKINKPVVWTMHDMNPFSGGLHYTTDFPEQDYQKLENKFRQIKAKSYLHTKIALVSPSVWLMDEAKKSGTFPGDTLFVNIKNPINLYKYTPSENNEPEPNVLFVAEKSSDKRKGVGYLYSAISLLGKDTFHYVVIGNPDKNCPSFVQQLGFVRSKTEMIHRYRTASVFVITSVEDNLPNTVVEAMACGVPVVGFDTGGIKDMIMHKKNGYLVPVKDFKELAEGIRYVLENRVTLSQSAREFAEQNFSYALIAQQYKDVYKLMIRGL from the coding sequence ATGAAAGTCTTGCATATCAACACCAACATGGGCGGAGGAGCCGGAGCAGCCGCTATTAGGATTCACAAAGCTTTGTACGAATCGGGGGTTGACAGCCATATTTTGTTTTTGAAAGGCAAACCACCCAAGCACTTGCCAAATGCCCATACATTGCAAGACTTCATGCCGTCTCTGTTTGTTTCTTTCTTGGACAAACTCAATAGAATATTAAATTATCGTTTCCAACTTGGCAGACAAAAGTGTTTTTTCAATTCTCCACGCTCTTTGTTTAGGTTACACAAACTCAAATTTGTACAAGGGTTTGACATCATTCAACTTCATTGGGTAGTTAAATTTGTGGACATTCCGAGTTTCTTTAATAAAATAAACAAACCCGTTGTTTGGACTATGCACGACATGAATCCTTTTTCCGGTGGGTTGCACTACACAACTGATTTTCCGGAACAAGACTATCAGAAATTGGAAAACAAGTTTCGTCAAATCAAAGCCAAGTCTTATTTACACACAAAGATAGCCTTAGTCAGTCCTTCTGTTTGGTTAATGGACGAAGCCAAAAAATCAGGAACATTCCCCGGGGACACTCTCTTTGTCAATATCAAAAACCCTATCAACCTATATAAATACACCCCTTCTGAAAACAATGAACCTGAACCAAACGTATTATTTGTTGCCGAAAAATCGAGTGACAAACGCAAAGGAGTGGGTTATCTATATAGTGCAATATCACTATTGGGCAAAGACACGTTTCATTATGTGGTCATAGGCAATCCCGACAAAAATTGCCCCTCTTTTGTACAACAGTTGGGTTTTGTCAGATCAAAAACCGAAATGATTCACAGATACCGAACTGCAAGCGTTTTTGTGATTACATCTGTTGAAGACAACCTGCCGAATACGGTAGTGGAAGCAATGGCTTGCGGTGTGCCGGTGGTAGGATTTGATACGGGCGGAATCAAGGATATGATAATGCATAAAAAGAACGGGTATTTAGTGCCGGTAAAGGATTTTAAGGAACTGGCAGAAGGCATTCGATATGTACTTGAAAACCGTGTAACATTGTCACAATCTGCAAGAGAATTTGCCGAACAAAATTTCTCCTATGCTTTGATTGCGCAACAATACAAAGATGTTTACAAACTAATGATAAGAGGGCTGTAA
- a CDS encoding co-chaperone GroES — MAVNIKPLADRVLVEPAAAEEKTTSGIYIPDTAKEKPQRGIVVAVGNGKKDEPLTVKSGDTVLYGKYSGTDISLEGKDYLIMRESDILAII, encoded by the coding sequence ATGGCAGTTAATATTAAACCACTTGCAGACAGAGTTCTCGTAGAACCTGCAGCAGCAGAAGAAAAAACAACAAGCGGAATTTATATTCCCGACACAGCAAAAGAAAAACCACAACGTGGTATTGTGGTTGCTGTTGGAAATGGCAAAAAAGATGAGCCCCTTACTGTAAAATCAGGTGATACAGTGCTTTATGGAAAATATTCAGGAACAGACATTTCACTTGAAGGAAAGGATTATCTTATTATGAGAGAGTCTGATATTCTTGCCATTATCTAA
- a CDS encoding FkbM family methyltransferase: protein MLRGFIVFFFGGLPKALIDTQYRKLFFLGLKLLLIPGNKFRVDGNQFIINDKLGFFWQFYEIFYREHYLFNEGKQLPQVILDCGANIGLSAFWFVKNFPNAQVHCFEPDSQVFDKLRHNLASFSNSQLTLYNEAVYIKDDTLNFIADGRDGGMLKEDSSHEQTVKVKAIDFKKFLNSFDCIDMLKIDIEGAEEQLIPHIKDELHKVQNIFIEYHQREVNGAFLSDILKILEEQGFHYHIEVPVKVKHPMTNKRIINGCYLQVNIFASKV from the coding sequence ATGCTACGAGGTTTTATTGTGTTTTTCTTTGGTGGGCTTCCGAAAGCATTGATAGATACGCAATATAGAAAACTGTTCTTTTTGGGACTCAAACTCTTGTTAATTCCCGGAAATAAATTCAGGGTTGATGGAAACCAATTCATCATCAATGATAAATTGGGGTTCTTTTGGCAATTTTATGAAATTTTCTATAGAGAACATTACCTTTTTAATGAAGGTAAGCAATTGCCCCAAGTGATTTTGGATTGTGGCGCCAACATTGGTTTAAGTGCATTTTGGTTTGTAAAAAACTTTCCAAACGCTCAGGTTCATTGTTTTGAACCGGATTCACAAGTATTTGACAAATTAAGACACAACCTTGCTTCTTTTTCCAATTCACAGCTCACACTTTACAATGAAGCAGTTTATATCAAAGACGATACGCTTAATTTTATTGCAGACGGTAGGGACGGAGGCATGCTCAAAGAGGATAGTTCTCACGAGCAAACGGTTAAAGTCAAAGCCATTGACTTTAAAAAATTCCTTAATTCCTTTGATTGTATTGATATGTTGAAAATAGATATTGAAGGTGCAGAGGAACAATTAATTCCCCATATAAAGGATGAACTGCATAAAGTTCAAAATATCTTTATTGAATACCATCAAAGAGAAGTAAACGGTGCATTTCTTTCCGACATTTTAAAGATTTTAGAAGAACAGGGGTTCCATTATCATATTGAAGTTCCGGTAAAAGTCAAACATCCCATGACTAATAAGAGAATCATTAATGGCTGTTATTTACAGGTAAATATCTTTGCATCCAAGGTATAA
- the eno gene encoding phosphopyruvate hydratase — protein MSQIVDIIARQILDSRGNPTIEADVITEDGCMGRAAVPSGASTGMHEAMELRDKDPSQYMGKGVLHAVKNVEDKIAGALVGMEVQEQRELDQVMIDLDGSENKSILGANAILAVSLASAKAAAQEVNLPLYRYLGGVNACTLPVPMMNILNGGSHADNSIDFQEFMIMPFGADTFSDALRMGVEVFHNLKSVLKENGYSTNVGDEGGFAPNIKSNEEAIETVLKAIEKAGYTPGEDIFIAMDAASSEFYIEEEGVYHFKKSTGHKLSSDEMVGFWSDWINKYPIISIEDGLWEDDWTGWSKLTQAIGKRVQLVGDDLFVTNVKRLQEGIDRNIANSILVKVNQIGSLTETIDAISLATRHSYTNIISHRSGETEDSFIADLAVAMNSGQIKTGSASRSDRMAKYNQLLRIEQELGTQAYFPGKKFRFLK, from the coding sequence ATGAGCCAAATAGTTGACATTATTGCCAGACAAATCCTTGACTCTCGTGGTAACCCTACGATTGAAGCCGATGTAATAACCGAAGATGGTTGTATGGGACGCGCAGCCGTTCCCTCAGGTGCTTCAACAGGGATGCACGAAGCAATGGAACTCCGCGACAAAGACCCATCCCAATATATGGGCAAAGGTGTGTTGCATGCTGTTAAAAATGTGGAAGACAAAATTGCGGGAGCACTTGTGGGCATGGAAGTACAAGAACAAAGAGAGCTGGATCAGGTGATGATTGACTTGGACGGTTCTGAGAATAAATCAATACTAGGAGCCAATGCAATCTTGGCAGTTTCTCTTGCTTCAGCCAAAGCTGCAGCTCAGGAAGTGAACTTACCCTTATACCGATATTTAGGAGGTGTGAATGCCTGCACCCTGCCCGTGCCTATGATGAACATTCTCAATGGAGGTTCGCACGCAGACAATTCCATAGATTTTCAGGAGTTTATGATTATGCCCTTTGGAGCAGATACCTTTAGCGATGCACTCAGAATGGGAGTAGAAGTGTTTCACAATCTGAAATCCGTGCTTAAAGAAAATGGCTACTCAACCAATGTAGGCGATGAGGGCGGTTTTGCACCTAATATTAAATCAAACGAGGAGGCAATAGAAACCGTTTTGAAAGCTATAGAGAAAGCAGGTTATACCCCCGGAGAAGATATATTCATTGCGATGGATGCTGCATCTTCTGAATTTTATATTGAGGAAGAAGGTGTGTATCATTTCAAAAAATCTACCGGACACAAACTCTCCAGCGATGAGATGGTTGGGTTTTGGAGCGATTGGATAAACAAATATCCTATTATATCCATAGAAGACGGGTTGTGGGAAGATGATTGGACGGGTTGGAGTAAACTCACACAGGCTATTGGCAAAAGAGTTCAACTTGTGGGTGATGATTTGTTTGTTACCAATGTAAAAAGATTACAGGAAGGCATTGACCGCAATATTGCCAATTCAATTCTGGTCAAAGTCAACCAGATTGGCTCTTTGACCGAAACAATTGATGCCATTAGCCTTGCCACAAGACACAGTTATACCAACATCATTAGCCATCGAAGCGGAGAAACCGAAGATTCTTTTATTGCTGACCTTGCCGTTGCCATGAATTCCGGACAGATAAAAACCGGCTCGGCTTCCCGAAGTGACAGAATGGCTAAATACAACCAACTACTCCGTATTGAACAAGAATTAGGCACACAAGCTTATTTTCCGGGCAAGAAATTCAGATTCTTAAAATAA
- the carA gene encoding glutamine-hydrolyzing carbamoyl-phosphate synthase small subunit produces MTISKNKAILLLEDGTFFKGYAVGKIGTTTGEICFSTGLTGYQELYTDPSFFGQILVQTFVHIGNYGVKNDEVESDNIQIAGLVCKSFASHYSRRMADKSLQDYFIEHGITGIEGVDTRAIVQHIRQKGAMNAIISSEILDINELKAKLAQVPSMAGLELSSKVTTQKSYTLGNESAPLRVAVLDYGVKKNILRNIVNRGVFCGVFPAKTSFEEILKFKPDGVMLPNGPGDPGTMDYAIKTVKQIMDANIPTFGICMGNQLLGQAYGLKTYKMNNGHRGLNHPVKNTQNGICEITVQNHGFALKNEPNDMIEVTHINLNDNTIEGIKIKGKPAFSVQYHPESAPGPHDSHYLFDDFISLMNANKK; encoded by the coding sequence ATGACAATATCTAAAAACAAAGCTATCTTACTTCTCGAGGATGGAACTTTTTTCAAAGGTTATGCAGTAGGGAAAATTGGTACAACAACAGGTGAAATATGCTTTAGTACAGGATTAACAGGTTATCAAGAACTCTATACCGACCCGTCTTTTTTTGGTCAAATATTGGTGCAAACCTTCGTTCATATTGGAAATTATGGCGTGAAGAATGACGAAGTGGAATCTGACAATATTCAGATAGCGGGATTAGTTTGCAAAAGTTTTGCAAGTCATTATTCCCGCAGAATGGCAGACAAAAGCTTACAGGATTATTTTATAGAACACGGTATTACAGGAATTGAAGGGGTTGATACTCGTGCTATTGTACAACACATCAGACAAAAAGGCGCTATGAATGCAATCATTTCTTCGGAAATTTTGGATATCAATGAGTTGAAAGCAAAATTGGCGCAAGTTCCTTCGATGGCAGGACTCGAACTTTCTTCAAAAGTAACTACACAAAAGAGTTATACGCTCGGAAATGAATCTGCTCCTTTGAGAGTGGCTGTACTTGATTACGGGGTTAAGAAGAATATTCTGAGAAACATAGTGAATAGAGGTGTGTTTTGCGGTGTATTTCCTGCAAAAACATCATTTGAGGAAATTTTAAAATTCAAACCTGACGGAGTGATGCTACCCAACGGACCTGGTGACCCCGGCACCATGGATTATGCCATCAAAACTGTCAAGCAAATTATGGATGCTAATATCCCAACCTTTGGAATCTGTATGGGGAATCAGCTTTTAGGGCAGGCTTATGGGCTAAAAACATACAAAATGAACAATGGACACAGAGGCTTAAACCATCCTGTCAAAAACACCCAAAATGGTATTTGTGAAATCACAGTTCAAAATCACGGTTTTGCATTAAAAAATGAGCCTAATGATATGATTGAAGTTACACATATCAACCTTAATGATAACACAATAGAAGGAATCAAAATCAAGGGCAAACCTGCATTTTCAGTACAATATCACCCTGAATCAGCACCGGGTCCTCATGATTCTCACTACCTTTTCGATGATTTTATTTCATTAATGAACGCTAACAAAAAATAA